Sequence from the Stenotrophomonas sp. 364 genome:
GAAATGAAGTTCATCGCGTCATTGAAGAGCGGAACGGTCTTTTCCAGGTTGATGATGTGGATCTTGCCGCGGGCGCCGAAGATGTACTGGCCCATCTTGGGGTTCCAGTAACGGGTCTGGTGGCCGAAGTGGACGCCGGCTTCCAGCATCTGACGCATGGTGACCTGAGGCATTGCAGTAACTCCTGATAGGGAACCGGCCGCCACGGGTGATAGAGGGCGGTCCGCCGCGAGGCGGATGGTTCCGGGGTTTGGCTTCCCTGTCGCTTCCGTGACCGAACTCCTTGCGGAGCACCCCGGCACGGATATGGGCGGCAGGTGTGAATTCACCGGTGACGTCCGGTGTTGACGTATTCCCGCGCCAGGGCAGCAGGGATCCGGTCGATTATAGCTCGGTGCCGGGGGCAGGCGCAATCACGGCGGGAAGCAGGGCCTCGGCCGCATCGTTGAGCCGGGCCCGGAACCGGCCGCCGGCGTAACCATCCGGTCGCGGTGGGAGTTCCCAGCGGCGGGCACTGCGCGGGAGCACATAGCCGGCCAGGCCGTCGATCAGCGGTTGACGCCGCCCCTGGGCATCCACGAACACCAGGTCGGCCAGGCCGGCATGGCCGTCGCCGTCATTATAGAGGTGCAGGCGTGGGGCCGACGGGCTGCCCTCGGTGCCGACCTGCAACCGCGGCACCGGCGGCACCGGCCGGTCCGGCTCCACGAACACCGGCAGCGAGTAACGTGCATCGCCGACGCCCGTGTCCGGGCTGATGACCAGTCGGTAGCCCTGCTGGACGGCGGCGGGCACGGCGCCGAGGCGGACCACGCGGACCCGCTGGCGCTGGCCCGGCGCGATCTCCAGCCGGGCAGGGCTTACCGCCAGGTCCGTAGCGGGCACCAGCTGTTCCTGGTCGCTCGCCTGTTCCCAGCGGTACAGCCGGGCCTGG
This genomic interval carries:
- a CDS encoding fimbria/pilus periplasmic chaperone, whose product is MRRPAALALGVLAAWSVHALEIRPVRVSVPAGPAHAELWLTNPDGAPWSGQARLYRWEQASDQEQLVPATDLAVSPARLEIAPGQRQRVRVVRLGAVPAAVQQGYRLVISPDTGVGDARYSLPVFVEPDRPVPPVPRLQVGTEGSPSAPRLHLYNDGDGHAGLADLVFVDAQGRRQPLIDGLAGYVLPRSARRWELPPRPDGYAGGRFRARLNDAAEALLPAVIAPAPGTEL